From the Drechmeria coniospora strain ARSEF 6962 chromosome 02, whole genome shotgun sequence genome, the window GCTGGCtacaagttctccgtacggagtacttgcatacttaACGGAggactgtactccgtactcagtACTTGATTTTAGTCTACTGtagtattacaagtacaagtactccgtacagtacaagtaatacggagcactccgtaagtactgttctCAGCAACGCCGAGATTGTTAGCATAATTATCCAAACTTGATTGGCCATATCTCGATTACCTAATCGCCGTGTGCCTTCCGCCGACAACCTCACTTTCGAACCATCCATCCAGCAAGCAACCTCCTCCCGTCGTCCTGATCCGGCCAGCCTCAATTGACGACATCAGCCCTGCAACCATGTTCGCCGCACGACGGAGGGCCGGCCAAATTGCCCACCGGCTGCAGCGGACGACTCGAAGCTACGCCTCCGATGCCCACAGCCATCACAAACCCGCCGAGGTCAACGAGTCGTTCGGGGTACGGACCTGCTGCCACCCATGCTACCCCTTCCTTGAATCGTTTGTGTCGGCTATTTCGATGGATACGATGCTAATGCTCGTCTTTCAACCCGCAGAAAGGATCCATCGCCACCGTTGGGCTGTTCTTCGGCGGCGTGCTGTTCTACCAGTTTACCCCCAAGAAGGACGAGGAATCGTCTTTGACCAACTTTATCAGCAAGTATACCTCACGGGCAGAAGACTGGGAAGAGATCAACGCGCTGCATACGAAGGCTATGGAGCAGGCCGGCTTTGACCGCAATCTGTTCGAGAATGCCTCCAACAAGCACAGATTCGTTGACGTCGCATACCCCGAGTATGTCCCGTCCACCGACCCGTTCACTCTTGTCCTGTGCCGAATTGATCAGAGTTCAAAGCCAAATACTGACCTCGCTATAGAGCTTTTCAGTCACACGCGCCGCGGAATATCCAAGCCGGTCATCTCATGCACCTCGACAGTGTCGTGGAGCACTACAGGCAGCAGCATTTAAAGGACGAGGATCGTAAGGCGAAGAAGCTTGCGGCGCAAAAGGAGTAGGGAGAGGGTGGTGGCGCACGGCTTTAGTTATGCCGCAGAGCGGTGATGAATCTAGCCTGTGGAAAGACTACCAGTGACCTTGTTGGTGAACCTGATTTTCCTCATATTCTGATCCTTACGTTGTGCATTTGTTCTCATGCGGTTAGTCTGTCGAATCAATCATTCTTCATTCTGCGTCGTATGAAGTGTTCAAGATGGGAATGCAAACCCGCTGTTCTTCACCCAGGTGGCCGTCATGACCTTTGTTCATCATGTCGTTTCGAGCCCCCAGTGGCTGGATCACGCGCGGGTACTGCATTCAAGACAGGCCATTGGTGGTCGTCTCTAGAGCTTCTCCCGC encodes:
- a CDS encoding NADH-ubiquinone oxidoreductase 17.8 kDa subunit: MFAARRRAGQIAHRLQRTTRSYASDAHSHHKPAEVNESFGKGSIATVGLFFGGVLFYQFTPKKDEESSLTNFISKYTSRAEDWEEINALHTKAMEQAGFDRNLFENASNKHRFVDVAYPEAFQSHAPRNIQAGHLMHLDSVVEHYRQQHLKDEDRKAKKLAAQKE